Below is a window of Humulus lupulus chromosome 9, drHumLupu1.1, whole genome shotgun sequence DNA.
agcggataattcgaataaactatgcatgaatgcatcgaatttcgagcctaaatccaaactatgtttgtatgaattaaataaacataactagcTCATCAATATaagaatatgcaaaatatttcgagccaagaaatgtaaagcaaataaaaggaatagttaaagaaattgtgtcagccccgtgggcacaaatttaaatTGTTACAGgaatgaggggacgcagccccgataactgatttccccgagctcgggagggattactcttcaaacaaaagagatataaaatctcttggggtgaaggccctgtccactccagctcgtggaacaaggacctcagggcagacagcaccctgtatgaattggtgttgagttggaatggagccaacccaacgaaatcaatgaagtctctgaaaaaggacttcaggggcagtaaagctcctgcccttatatgttcctggctccaggccgcgtattttacactggaatcgcggcccccaggggcgaaacagctccggtcatgcctagtcggagctcgacacttcagtgtgtccaacgaactaaggccatggagggccaagatatcagttgTTTGGTcgctggtggtaaccgagctctggtagaattcggcttcaaacatctccctcctaggctgcgaagacgaaggctccgccattaaggaaaactggagttcccctgggtggtatggaaccgtgacttttaacgcagggtcgaggggaactggcctaggtcctgggttgggctccggatagatggcttcccaaagaactcttctcttcttttcaataacctcgtctatctggcgacgatagtgggctcgaatgtcttcttgctcgcgtgcgatctcgtattctttaatccgacgttggttccgggcaaagaccgattccgggctcggagatttgggctcgtaagggattgctcgtaatgacccccacggtctttccggattctgtgacatctaacgagaaagaaaaaatggtgagggccatgcatgcaagaatcacgagctcgatgggatgaACTCGAAGatttaaggacaagaaactaagtattaagacccttactaaagagtcagagcgtgtgttccacaggaaagaaaaggagcgtggatgattttttgaaaatcccaaaattcaagggaaagaaaggtggcggttagccaggaaagggcattTTTGGGCTTCGTGCaattgtcaagaacaagggtttttactcaaaaacttagtgtacaagaaacatggcctaaaattttcaaaacccagaaagttgaaacttcgTTCAAACGACAAAACTGGGTacaaaccagagacgaacatccagaatGAAAATCTAGAAGGCATAAAAGCCCATGGGTTCAAAACTTCCTATCATATCattctaagaacgtaaactagcatacacaacaAGAACATTATGGGTAAAAAGCTGAAAACAAAAATgacatacttacacagtgatggtgattgcagcgaaatcgtcgattggaggagaggttgcaagaaagaactcactgactcgaacagaccaggatttctttgtttcttaggtcgagaaaacatgcacgggacggaagcttcttaagaaagtctctggttttcttgttttttttttttttcctttctggtttacgatgaacaaacgtgaagaagaagacaaagagggggtcttgtatatataggtgggaaaatggaattaatcaggagcgtcgaatggaattctcactagatcgaacggatggggatcaatgacaagatggcgccgaaaagttgtcagacggacgatcgtgggcgtgttcccaaggtactcaagtacctaaagtgagcaatacccatctggcacgtgtccgttttcaagagcgtatgacggtacggttcccagagaaagtagttcaaaaatttccttctcttaggattcgaacaaatacttttgagggggcaagatgttatacccagatttcgagccatggtaaatatgacctcgaaatctgagttcgcaataaatggtctcgtgaggattagagtatgatctaggattgtaaatcgagcatgcaaagtatgatgtatgatctcgaatgcggtgacctcgaaatgatctcgatctcgaaaggtagctctgagaacacttcatcttcaggaacttcggagcatgggtcttgagctcgatgtactatctcgaaagcaatgttagctcgggagatgtcagtggctcgcacaatgatatgaaacctgagatgctgaagccttggagatatgctataaccaccttgaatatctacaagtattgtaaacatgagatgtaatcctcatttattgatgtaaatccccaagaatcgtgggatattatttagtcagttatgcgttccctggtcttcagggacgtttccttttttatctgattaaaggcatttaaagccatttattttattcacaaaagagtaactacccaaaagatgtgggatagtattctgcatccttctctataaatagagaagccatgcaccattgtaatggaccgaaattctgatctttgagagaaaactctggagaattcatgctaaagaatttttcagagaaaatcttaagattaataacagagactcgtggactaggcagatttaactgctgaaccacgtaaaaaatcgtgtgtttgatttgtttgttccgtttggccatcgtcatccattatttttgtgctcttcttttatctgttgacaaaaaacggcgtcaacaatgtcaaatatccaaataaaggcattcaacatgcttactcaacaattacTAGTACAATtaagaccatgcataaacacagaggctcaagctctgaacattctcatattcaataatcatagcatgccctaatcacatgtttctcatgcatcatatgcatcgtatttaaccacttgacatgcctcaacaataatcatgcatgccacattcaataatccaacatgcatccagaataaccatgtatgtcacatatacacagggtgcagttttcttacctcagattcgagctagaatcaatataagaacgacccttgagaatgatcaacctttaagcccttagcggtcacctagtcataaccaaatatgaaacaccatcaataaaatgatcaacataggttcccaaaccaatatatagcctccgggacatcaatccaaactaatccaactagtaggaaccatcccgaggcctaaaactatgttcccagggtcaaaacacacaaacgggctcaaccctgcccAAGAGTCGCGGCCCTGGAACCTTGTGCCACGGCCCCCAGCACAACCTGAAGCAAGCGCCGCAACGCCCAAtgccaagggccgcagcgcctagCAAGAACAAAACTGGGgtacctgcttcatcgagctaaGGCCGTGGCCCCCAACCCTAGGCCATCCCCAAACACaattttcaacttcccaaatcctccaaaaacatgcctaaacattcccaaatcattaaatcaaagttcccaagcttcccaatgatccaaaaccatcaacacccaaggctcaatcgaaccaaaaactcaacgattctcaaaagccaattctaagcttagaaactttaaaaactcaaaacttcaaacttagattacctttgattgggttgatttccatcgaatccttcggttaagaagcttctaatcttccctaggatcgctatgcctcaaccctcgcttgattccgactcctagaactcaagatttcttcaaaaaggcttcgaacggtaaaatgagctaacaaaggagagaggaaatgttttctaacgtacgttctatctgacaagctacttcaagcttaagtaacatcaaataaacctagtgctcggggtaccaaaaacacccccggggacattatagtcaaaacttccagaattccatcctgatctcaaatactccaaatttatcatcagataaacattcttattacccaataatcgaccccgttatgacaaaaccgctaactcataatataagatcgtctGATGCCGAATAGcatgaatatatctccataacaaTGAagtctcattcacaaattacaatatgcacccaatttacaaatatgacctcaacaggccaaattactaaaatgcccttataattacaaatacccccatatgcatgcacataatcattatataataatataattcacattaacatgcatatagtcatttgatatcataataaatcaattatggcccttccggcctcctaatcaaggtcctaactcttgttaggaaattcggggcattacaactatcccctccttatagaaatttcgtcctcgaaatttactcaaacaaCTCGGAATAGCAATTCTACACAATTGACTCCAATTTctcaggtcacttcctcgacctcactgtttctataGCGTTACCCAAGGTACACTCTGTTCAACAGAACCTTATTACTTctgtcacaatctgaactggctattccttaccggaatacttaacctcaaCCTTGAGACAAAATGTTAATATCAATGGATTCTTTTAAAATTAGGGTTGGTCAATTTGGTATTATGTAATTTTATTAAAGGCATTATTGTCCTACAAAAGTTTCATTAAAAGAGAGCAACTGATTCCCGAGAAAGCTCAAATTTTAAAAGCTGGGTAAGGTCAGATTATGCTTTTGGCTGTGGCTTTTCTTTAAATTCCTTATTTAGCTAAAATTTGAACTTTACCAAACACCTTTTAAGTTGTAAATTCTACAAAATGCACTTTTAGCTTATCCAAAAGTCAAACCAAACGGGCACTAACTCTGTGGAGACAAATCCTAGATTTTTTTGTTCTTGGTTTTGGTCTACTGTTTTTCAGGTTGAAGATAAGGCAGCCGAAAAAGGAGTTTGGTGAAATCGAGTAGGGCATTTATGAACAGAGGAACAACGAAGCCTGTTCAAACAGAAACTGAAGGTAGTTCAGTTAAGTCTTTAAAGGGATTTCAAAGCAATTCATCTTTAGTTTCAATCAAAAATAATGTTCGTTAGTTGTTTCAAGAAATACATTTGATTGAGTTACAATCTCTACTGTGAAAGATTGTATAGTTTCTTCTCATTGAATCATATTTGTGTACATCTGTAAATGTATGACTGTGAATGTGGATATATTGATTAGATCTGTAAATCTTTACTTAGTCTTGTTAATTGAAGTTTTTGTCAAATATTTTTCTTCAATTTGACAATATCAGTCTTAAATACAGTTCTGTTAAGACTTTGTAATTTCAGTTCGTCACTAAAGTAGCAAAACCAAtatcaataataattaaaagatagAACCAACCAACGGAGTTGCTAAAAATCAGttgtgtaaaaaaaataaaacacgtGGCAGCTAGTCATTGAAGGGGCAGACAGGAGACAAACAAATAGGGACACAAGATTTTCTCTCTCTTCGACAATTTGAAGCATCTACATTGAACTTGAACTTGAACTAGTCTTTCTAAATATCtcactaaaatactattttatttattttacatcaaAATTTTATTATACACCATGcatcaatttttatattttttatctatattatttaaatattatatttttaatatatttaattcattttaaatattttctttaattcttaataattaatatcattatatttttttaatatttatattatttgtcTATATTTTCTCAAACTATTAATAttgtaatataattataatataaataatttatatattacaTAAGGTATATACAATTGGtaatcaaattaaattaaaaaataataatatattaaaaattattttttaatgtgctttatttatatagaaaaatatataatatatttgtatatatgaaaaatatatataatttatatttatgtatatcCAAAATATATATGGAGAGAGATATATATTATCTATATATACATagtgaaataaagaaaaaaatattaaaatatttttaaagaaaCCGAAAGTTTTGTTATATGTGAGTTTTGAGTTATATTTTAACTAAGTAACTATTATAGGTATTCTGTTGGCAGTGATCCTAGTCAAGTCAAAGGAGGTAGCGAAATTTGAGTTGCTTTTCACGGTAGCTTTATATTCAAGTAAATAATTAGATGTGCCAACTCCCTCGAAACAGACCAAAAGAGATCActgaaaaaatacattttaattttgaaagggaattaatatatatatatatatatattttttctatgtGGGTagataataaatttttttttgttttaacgaattttctattttttttaatgttaattttaatagaatattcttatatttaacataatatttttatatttaacagtaatttctaaatatttaaacttaaataaaataaaataaataagtaaaaaaaattaaaataagatattttacaatgatagttatttaaaaataataaataattaaataaattaaaatataatatttttgagatattttatcatgataattatttaaaaataataaataattaaacaaattaaaatatgatatttttgagatattttacaataataattattttaaaataataaaatcatattttttataacttaaataaaatttaattaaatttaagctcacttattagaataatatcatattaaacatataatataatttactatcAATTagcaagaaatttttttttttaaaaaattagcaAGAAACGTAAATTTAAAAACCAcgatatttaatattacattaaacatataatatataatttctcgTTGtgactctcaaattcaaaaattagaacaaacttaaacaaaaataaataaattatttaattaaaataaaatatttatttataatttatatcacattaatacaaatttaataaaaataattaataaatcttataaataaaactaagcaaacctAGATATTACACATAATTTTCTTGCAGCTATCCTATATGGTAGCTGATGAAATAATTGCCTTGTACTATATATGTAAAAGTGGTAGTGTTAGCAACAACCTCTgctatttttgaagaaaatatggATGTACCATCGTGATGAATGGTATTATTATAAGACAAATTAAGTCCCTCTGGAGATGGTATAGCTAGCTTGGTCCCCTCCGTTGGCTGGACGAATTgaagttaatattattaatgagGCGCCCAGAAATAATACCTCCAAGGCCAAGCTTAGTGCGGTGGCCCGGCCGGGATTGTGAGTGACGGCAACTTTTTCTGCGCTGTCACGTACTGAAACTTCGacactcctctctctctctctcgatcttGAGTGAGGCTAAAGCTGGACCTGGAGCACTGCTATAGCCATTATTACTACTGCAATATTTAATTGCACAAAATCCATTACAAGTTGTAAAAATATTATTATCTTATTCGCCTTtgtcttttgggcatttctgcgtTTATACCATTAGGAAACCACAGCATCAGCATTATTTACACTTCATACAAGCCCAATGAAAACAAAAGACTCATTCGcatattaagtaaaaaaaaaaaacagatattACATGGGTAAGTGAATACCTTTGATTTCAAAAAGAAAACTGTGATTGACAGAGTAAGTTGAAAATATAATGATGGTCATAAAATCATTTTGTCTCTAATGTCTTTATGGTCATAAAAGTAATTTTAAGAATACATATTATTATggttgttgaccgcgtttttggccaacgacgtgagaacgtcaaaaacgatgaaacattcaagagaaataaaatgacacagacggttttgaaaagaaagtaaataacacacgtaatttttatagtggttcagccccaatatgttggtaatagcctaatccacttagaattgtgattatagatctgtactcaagatcagattaactgagccaactgagtttcttcagtacagattacaataatacaagaattctttcagatacaagcactttctctctctagaaaattcagacccaaaatttcccaaaagtcatTCTCTAATcacataagccatatatttataggcttaggatcatacatctgctaccccttagaatcgggatatttcattaaatttattatatctaaattacaaaaatattcaaaatataacagaacacccaatttgtgggaagagtGAGAGATTCTCACGtaatgccaagaccgattctcgttgaagtcgtttctgggaatcttgacgtagtctgctCTACCtagttgatgaatatcaccttctggtcggccatacctctGCTGGGCAGATATGCTCTTGACTAGTCGGACTTGCACTTaaggacatgcacttagctggtcggacatgtgcatgaccGATCGACCAATATCATTCctagcaatgtcactcctgggcagtaatgtcactcctgggcagcaaagtcactaCTGGTCGGATTTATCAACTTACccggtcggtcatgacacctctcaaacagtcaaaactcttcattgatgcaCTGCGCTACTCCTAAgtcaggtcacccaaccattctttgccacttgtcatttctattgtcACATCaccgatctccaatttttggggataacagtggTGTATAAATTTATCTAGCTAATAGTAATTAGGTGAGATTAATTGATTGCACACACAAATGGGAATTGAGTTAAAATTCTACAGCATGTAAATATGTGATCTTTGAGACATTATACTTTTGAATAATTGTTTGTGTTCATGTTTTTAGTTCGTCTATATGTTTGCTAGTGACTAGCAAATTCTCAAGTTCTGGTGCAAATTCTGGCAAAATTGCTCGCACTACCAGTCTACTGCGTGTGCCCCCTACTCTATGATCAGGCTCGGTTCGCTACTCTACCTTTAGTGGGCGAATATTAGTAATAAGTATGATCAGGCAAATTCTGACAATGATATACACTTGAATATAGTCTATGGTAAAATATTTTACACAATACATATTTCAGatctcttatattttttttagtacAATAAAATCcaataggaaaaaaaattaatgatataATACTCTTCAATCCTTCAATATGAATTTACTAGAAACACATTTTATTGGAGATTCTTCCCCCTTGGGTGTGTGTTTGCCGCTTAGTCTCACATTGGTTATGTGTGTGGATTGTAAGTGGTCTTTATGCTCAATCCTATTACCGATTTTTTACTCTCTATGATTGAGTTTTGAAATGTAAATTCTTGTAAACTCTtagactttaaaaaaaaaaaaaaaagtaataggTTGGGAATTACACGATTGAGTTTTGAGATGTGGATGCTCTTGAACTTTATACAAAAAAAcacattttatttattagttgTTACCCTTTTCTTATTGGAGTGATAATATCTAAATTTGTTTTGTATTATTTAGGGGTGTTCATCAAACTACCCACACCGTACCACAATTTGTGGTTTGGAACCTTTCATGGTGCTGTTGCAGTTTATATTTTTGTCAAATTGCACCATTTGTGGTTTTGAATTTTATAATATGATTCAAACCGCACCGGACCAGatcattatatataaattaattttatatatttatatatatatatatatatatttttcaattctacaacatttaaacttaaatacatatatatttatataacataACATACACAATATCtacaaaaaaatattatgtttcatAGGATattaacacatattctacttcaacaTAAATATATTTCTCCCCAATCAAAATCTTTACTTCTTTatcacattttttatttgttattagtttgtcgTATTTTCATTGTTTTGCTAAAAGTGTATTAGTttgttatatatttattattttgttaaacactctttAGTTATAAGCtttaatatgattatttattaactataatgtttaattgtcaaattattATGCAATAGGTATAAACCGTCCACACTATCTGCACTGCAATTTTGTAATGCAGTTTATGCGGTTTGAGATCTATGCAGtgcggtttgaaaaattgcttaaACTGCATATGCAGGGCGGTCAAATAAATTAGCAAAAAACCACACCATCCGTAGTCCGAACATCCTTATCTaatactataattttttttatttctttgcctAGAACATGTCCTATAGGTATAGGACCACAAAAGTAAATACAACTAATTTTCAAGAAACACTAATTATGGTTTAATAGATGCAACAATTATTCATACTTctctaattttatttttagaggaacaatggATTATTATAACACAAACAAAAGAACAAAACTCAACTAGAGGTCTTTAATACCTCAAAAAATAAtatccttttatttttatttttattttaaaataatttattatcagttttttaaaaataaatattacactatttaaataattaaaataaagagaACTAATAATAACATGACAAATATGCACCTGTATCAGACGTTAAATCTAAGTAGCAACAAATGcaaaaatttcttgaaaaaaaatgtattattgctgccaaaaatataaaaattaaaaaaaaatgtttatttctttctaacttaaaaataaatgatatttattaagACAAATTATTATGGgtccgtttggtaaaatttttgtttttttaattttttaaacacgaaaatggaaatattattttatttttgttttttatttttaaaaaataaaaatatgtttggtaactatttttgttttttgtttttaaaaacaaaacaaaaaataaacgtgtttgataacttttatttttattttttgtttaacaatatgagagGTTGATttaaagaaaaaatgaaaaaaatgaaaggaaaaaataaaaaacggtttaaaaaaaatttgaaagcgaaatttttttacttttaaaatttaataaattttaattaaaatttaaaaaaataataaataaaaatagagttatcaaacacactttatgtttaatttttaaatttctacttaattaaataaaaaattatttttttaagtattaccAAACAGCCCCTATAATTTGTCAATCTCAAATTGTTTCTGTCACTTATAACCTGGAACAATTATTCCTTCTTATCTAAATTATTGGCATAGACAATTCACAAAGAACATATTCACATTTTGAATGAATTAAAATGAAAAACACATTTTACATATATAGGACGTCTCTACCTACCACTTTTAATACCATGCCATATATGCCGTGAAATGCTTGTCTTCCCCAATGATCTCGGCTCCTCTCCATGAATATAATGAAGTAGGTGAcccaaagtttaaaataaaaaagattggATCGAAAAATGAATACAaccaaatatatatacatacaagaATCCAAACACCTTTGATtcattcaaaatatatatactttgaATAAGAATAATATCAGTAGTATTGAAAATCTAAACATATATCTTTCTTACTTAGTAAAATATTTGAAGCTAAACATATATAGTGTTTGGTCGCAATCTAGCTAATAAATGATAATCATATATAGATAAtatataatttctcttttctaaTAATAATTTGTCCTCTTCTATTTTCAAAAAATGGGGTATTTCCTAATATTGTTATTACAACCCTAAATTCAAAATAATACCACTCACGGATACCTCCATTGGATAGGTGCGTAAGTGTGTGTGAGAAGGGTGTTCAAATCTCCATTGTATCAACAACAACAAAGTCCAAAATGATTCGAAAAGGAAAACtcataattctatttttttttttacaataatacAGATTTAAAATCGGATCAATAACGTTATCAATGATGTTTTGTTTCATAAAATTAGTtaattaggaaattaattttcttgAAGTCCCTTTACAATGCTATATCGATCTTCTCCAACCGTTTAATTTTCGGTTTCTTCTTTATTATATTGTGGGCAACTTAGGGTGTGATTGGTAGAGTATCCAAATCTAATTTTAtcatttcaaaaacttgaaaatagTGGGACCTACAAAAATAAATGGTTGGTagaatgttttttaaaataaaattcaaatcattattctaattttgtgttataaaatcaaaaacaaaaaaattaccttTTCTCAGATTCCAAATTATTGTATCCTAAAATCCTACAAATCTattacttttttatatttttatattccATACCAATCACATAtccagttttttaaaactcaaaaacagtttttaaatactgaaccaatcacattttcaaaaacataTTTTCAAACTATAAATTCAGATTTTATTTTAGAAACACACTTTTTTAAAATGCAATTTTTCAATCTATAACCAATCCCTTAGGTACTCCATTGAACATGTTCTATCCCAAATCacccatatataatatataatataaaatactaaCACTAACTAAAAGGCTACAACATTTGACACTACCATGGATAGAATAATATGATTTTTCTTAACCATATATACCTACCTTGCATTTCAAAGGGTATAAAGGTAATTTTCTAAGATATACACACTACGCTGAGCTAGCTAGCGTCTATAAATAGAAGTGCGTCTAGGATCTTCCTACATTCAATATTGCATATCCAACTATTGTTtagcaataaataataataacaagagTGATCGTAATATGGCAGGCACGTCAGCTGATACAATTACCATTCTTAGTATTGATGGAGGAGGAGTTAGAGGGATCATCCCTGGGGTCATTCTTGATTTCCTTGAATCCAAACtcaaggtatatatatatatatatgtatatattgtttgTATGTGATTGGCATGTGTGTGTAGATGTACAAGATAATAAGTTTTGTGTGGATCGATGTGTGAGTTAGGAATACGGTGGCGAGAATACAAGGCTGGCAGACTACTTTGATGTGATCTCAGGGACAAGCACCGGTGGTCTCATTGCAGCAATGATATCAACACCCAACGACCAAAAACGGCCTTTGTATGACGCCAATCAGATTGTCCCTTTCTACAAACGGGAATGCCCAAAAATCTTCCCACAAGACGAAGACGAAGCTAGATCGCTAAGGCAAGCAAAGAGTGATGAAAGTGGTAGAACTATACCAGGTGGGCCAAGCTATGGTACGTACCTTCAAGAACTGACAAAAGGAATTCTCAAGGACAAACGACTGGGCAGTACATTGACGAATGTCGTCATTCCTGCCTACGACATCAACAAATTCAAGCCTGTTGTCTTCTCCACTTATGCTGTCagtacatctctctctctctctctgttttctTTATTGTATGTAATGTATATATTATGATAGAATTGATATAAATTTGGAATATGGTGCAGGCCAAAAGTAGTACAAACTTGAATGCTAAACTTGCAGATGTTTGCATTAGCACTTCAGCAGCGCCAGTTTACTTACCAGCTTAT
It encodes the following:
- the LOC133801134 gene encoding patatin-like protein 3 — translated: MAGTSADTITILSIDGGGVRGIIPGVILDFLESKLKEYGGENTRLADYFDVISGTSTGGLIAAMISTPNDQKRPLYDANQIVPFYKRECPKIFPQDEDEARSLRQAKSDESGRTIPGGPSYGTYLQELTKGILKDKRLGSTLTNVVIPAYDINKFKPVVFSTYAAKSSTNLNAKLADVCISTSAAPVYLPAYKFSNGSLNFNMIDGGVAANNPTLLAIQGALETKGKIDTPLVIISLGTGTDNSVGKYNVDMVNNWWALNWINNPSWNVLGSPDRPILDIFADASSDMVEHYCSIFTTQSNYLRVQDSLPKDLVSLDKATPENLNKLEQFAKNLLKKPVTKLSQYSFDREIASGNLTYEQALDRLARYLVELKKRRGGEVPKSV